The following nucleotide sequence is from Halictus rubicundus isolate RS-2024b chromosome 7, iyHalRubi1_principal, whole genome shotgun sequence.
aaccgctggcCGACCGCGAACCAGTGACCAgggtggaccagggttgaccagtgatgtccactgcagctctggagaatcCCTGGTCCAATCGAAGGTAggcgagggtaggccagggtgggccagggcagctctggagcacctctggtcaactccaaggtccttcgtccttctggtcccggagccctcccgctccctcctgagtgcgcaccacgactgacggactgagcgcggccgccgagatcaggtgcgcggtgcgcggtgcgcaactcccccaccccaaattAACTTCGCTAGATCTCGATCGCcccgatagtaattattgataaatttgttatttctggttgcttaatgtttataacaatttcttttggtaatggtatcaacaagcaatcccttgaccatcttggcatctaattttttagtaaaaatacctaatagaactggagatacagagtaacttttgaaccatgaatattcgcacgtattaatttatcgaacacatttcactgataaatttattatttctggctgtttaatgtttataacaattcctttcgccaatgatgtcgataagcactcccttgaccatcttgccatttaattatttagtaaaaataaattatagaactcgaaatacagagtaacttttaattcacgaatattcgcacgcagtaatttattgtacgcaattcactgaaaaatttattatttcagactgtttaatgtttataacaatttcttttggtaatggtatcaaccagcaatccctcgaccatcttgctaactaattattgagtaaaaataaattatagaaaccgagatatagaataacttttaagccatgaatattcgtacgcattaatttatcgtacgcaattcactgtaaaatttattatttctggctgtttaatgtttataacaattcctttcgccaatgatagcgataagcactcccttgaccatcttaccatctaattttttagtaaaaatatgtTCTCGTCCTTCTTTTGCAACTTAAACACCGATATGACAAAGTTCCATCCTTTGTCTTTATTTTGATCCTTGAAACGTTCAAAACTTCCATCGGCAACCCATTGAAAATGCAATTCGAAGAATTTTGTGAAAAATTCGTTTGTTGGAAAATGTTGCGATCATGATTTTCAACTGTTTCGGTGTAATTGCGTGGTTTCCGGTAATTGTAAGCGACTCTACCATAAAGCGCATTATTTCTCCCTTAATTTAACCCCTTTATGGTTTAACAATTCTATTGGGAATACattgaaaaatgtgtatttatattttattatattttgcagTCTCTTTCTGTTTTGTAACGGTACAAAATCACAATGAACATTGAATTCTACGTCACTTAGAGAATAAATAAACTACCTTAGCATGTCTTAAATGCGATATATGCTTAACTACGTAGTTTTAACGAAAACAATAGGTATCTATCCTTAAATAAACGCTTCATTTTCTAAAGAGCTTACGATAAATTAACTTTTCTAATTACGACTAAACAATGATGCTTATTTAACACGTGTGTGATTACATATATCGGCGTAAGAAAATGAGAGATATATAATGTACGATGATacgaatcaaattataaaaaagaTATTACAAAAAGTACACGTAATGCTAATCAATTAATTTCCGTTGCTTTGCTGGTGTAAGGAGCAGGCTCTTCTTCTTGTTTAAGTTGCCTTAGTCTCATGAGCTCAGCACTTCTTACtctataaacaaaaattttcatcGTTAATACTCGATTACAGgaatttgttgcaatttctACACCACAAATATTTACGCAGAAGTATAACAAAGTGTAAATCACAATTAAGTTCAATTGAATGTCATCGATGGAAAAATTAGCGCTAGAAGCACCAGggcagtcaaaatgacggaatttgattctattctataaattgtaaaaacgttttGTATAAATGATTCAATCTACTGAATAAATTCCgccaaaaacatttttatatcttcGATCGTAATAAAACAAGAAATCTGAAGTAATCATGATTCCTCTGGCAGTTCTACCGTTAAATTTCcgtttaatgttaattttgtaaaattacgcAAAGACAATTTTCTTCTGCACAAAGCTTCATGGTTCAGAAATTTCGTTTAGCGTAATACCTGGACATTTCTGCCTCCTCTTCTCGCTCTTTCTTTTGTTTCTTAAAGAATCTGACTGCCGCGAAAACTATTAGGAGTATAATCGGTATTATGCAGACAAGTATTATACCACTTGTAATACCAGCCTGGCGTGAGCTATATTCCTGTTGACCTGTGATTTTCAACGAAATCGATGGCATTAATATACGCAAGAAACAAGGCCGATAAACagattaataattttagtagtcTGGTGAGTTAGGTTCAAGTATGCAGATATACAGGGCAAGTATAGCTgagtaaattaaataaataaacaaggaAGGACAAAGGTGACGGGATAGAAGTAACAGAAAGCGATGACAATAATTCTGGTGGAAATTTCCATTCCACTGAAACGGTTTCAAACAACATTCCAAACATATACTCGAGTGTTGCAACGTATGCATGTGGAATAGAAATTTCCTGAGTAATTTTAAggtgtaaaaaaaaagaaatcgtttaTTGAACTGTGTTCTTACATTAATTACCAAGCATCTCGTACAATCGTGCTGTATCGAATCTGTTACCATTAAATTTATTGCGTTTCAGCGCGCTCGAAATTTGCtcttacatttttcatttttcgtcaACGCGGAAACTGATCTCTGATTCAACGGTACGATAGTCATTTCATGTTCCGACACATTTCTATTCCACAGCAACAACAAAAGCAATTGGCACACATGATAAAGGAGCTATTCTCCGCGATAGGGATGCGTTTTGCGTTATGTTTCTCGGTTTCTGCGGGAACCGTGTACAAATCATGCTCGTCGCGCGCGCAATTCAATCTCGAAAACCGAAGaggaaaatgtttataaatacTTGTCATGAAAGGTATGTGCTTGCGGTGATTTCGGCGCGTGAGTGATACACTTCCGGTGCGAGAAGGATACTATGGGATATATTAAACAGTGTCTACATTATACAGTTAGTCATTAGCGAATCCGTTCAATCGAAATCGaactggaaatttattttaaaagacGCTTCTACGTTAGCCATCTTTAGTCCGTCACAAGAATGCCGTTTTTGTACGAGCTTCCGTTATTTGTTTTTTATCCTCTTTTTGATTATCCACAGATTAGTCGAACTAAAGTCTTCCCTCGTTAACGTCGCGTGAGACGATTCCCTATTGGCTGGTTACTTATCTCTACGTCATGTGACCAGAGACGAACGGCGTGCCATTGGACGCGCTGTGAGAAGGCGGGAATAAAAATGCGATGCTAAGGAAGGAAAACCGAAGTTCGAAGTCTctacgaaattttcatttctacgAAATCTACTGTTTGATTTTTTACCAACAACTTTTTTCATTTAATCGTGTTACGAAATGCATACTGGCGTAAATTCTATTGTCTTACGTTGTTGCACATAAAATGTCCGATTTCGGAATGCAAATGTTACGAAGCGTTTTAAGCTATTTTAAGATCTTCAATTTTCATTCATACATTGTCTGAGTagaaaaataaacatattgacgACAGCGTTGTGCGATGTTTCATCAAAATGTGGTAAGAAATGAACACGCCGatggtacaaaaaaaaaaagtcaaaAATGGAGATGACAGTTTCGTAATTGAAGAAGGCgaacaaccaaaaaaaaaatttttctacccTAATGTGATCAAGACTCTTGTATTTCTTTGACAGAATATGTTGATATTTTGGATTACGGATTTTAGGCATTAACAACGAAAACAAATACACGGATATAAAATTgcaaagacattagaagaatttaagaatacaaTTACGTTATACTCAACACACTGACtgtattaaagaagaaatacatgTTCACATAATTTCTGCTTCCTACAATGAACTTcctataaagatccgcagattAGAAATGGTGTTTGCTCTGGTGTTACGAGATTTATTTAGGAGAAAGTTCTGTTTGTTTGAAACGTTACCGTAAAAAATCAGACGTTTGATATGCAGCAACCTGGTTCTCCGAATGTTACATGTCTCTCACTACGTGTTCGCGTTCATAATCGAAAGGTCATCCCGTTAAAAAGCGAAAGGCCGAGAAGGGCCTCGAAAGATCGATATCCCCGACTAACATCGCGTCCTCTAATTAGGTTTAAACGTCGCTCTCTTTGGTGGGACTGCCAGCTTTCCTAATCGATTCTGCGGTGCTCTTTTCCGAGTCCGTCGGGGACTGGGGCTCTTTAAGGTCCCAGTCTTTCTCCTCGAACTCGATATCCGGCTTATCCGGCAGGGGCTCGTTCGTACGGTAGACTCTATCATAGCTATGCCTCTTTTTGCTAGCGGTGGTGGCGGTGCTAGTGTCGCTCTCCGGCGAAATTGGTCTGTCGAACGTCTTCAACGGCGTGCTCTGTCTCAACAACGTTGAATCGTCGATGGCAGAGACGCGCTCCGAATAACGCCACGACTTATCCGAGCTTTCATTCGCCTGGTTCTTTCGGATCAAGAAAAACGCACCAGCGACACATCCGACTACGGGGATTAACACGACGCAAATAATACCCATCGTCGTCCACGCTGTACGCTGGGTATACTCGACCCCACCTATAGTTGTGTAATAACCAAACAACTTTTATTTCACACTCCGCCACTGCGACGTCCGTGATAATGGTCCGATTGGATCGAGGACTCTCGATCGGCGAGATTGTGAGGTTGTTGCGAAGAATGATTGGGAATGCGAAGATGAGAATAGCGACAGTGGAAGGTAGAATTGCGGTAGGTGTCCCTTGGGCGAGTGCGAGGTGACAGTTATACGCTGCTCAAAGTAATTTGGCTGGTAAAGTCGTTTCCTATGTGTTCGACtataggtgggagaaaatttaaggggtggttctccgtaACAATATGATACGAAAGTGAACAGTAAAGAAATTGTGATTTCGACTTCATCTTTTAGATATTAGCAatttaaaatccgcctaaatgcggcaacccggccgacAGACGTGTAccttgcgtacgtcatagagatCACATGCATTTTCGGTTCTAACTGAATGATTGGCTATAGTGTGTGACGTCGACCGAGGACCCCCTTTGAGCGTCTTCATGACGTAAGCaccgtacacctctgttggccgggttgccgcattttaggcggatttttaattgataataactagaAAATGAAACCGAACTCGCAAATCTTTTACCCTTCATTTTCGCCTTATATTATCTTGAAGAACCGTCTCTCAAATTTTCTCctacctgtagtcgaacatccTATGTTATGCATATATGTaacttttatgaaaattgtGAGAGGCCACCTGGTAAAGTTTTAGCATCTCGAAACTAGTACCTTGAATAGCGTATTGAAAGAATGTTTTATATGATAGTATTAGGTCATCCCATAAGTTCATTtgaatgccccaccctgtatattttaatatttctagcAATAATTTTCGCCATAAACATTTCGCAATATTCCATCCAAGATTTAATATTAACCGATTAAGAGGGCCTAAATGAGgctgcaattttttaatttgagaCAGCAAATTGAAAATGATGGTTAACACATCAGCGACTCAAAACAGGACTTATAATATGACCTAATATTGTGCTCATCGTCGAGTCATTGTTCAGATACTCACGCAGACATTCCGTGTACCCATATTCTGGCACATCCCATCGTCCATCGGGCGTGCAGACTCGCCGTTGGTCGCCCACCAGTATGAAGTCCTGGTTGCACTCGAAGGTCACCTTCGTGCCGGGCGTGAAGAAGAAGTTGCTCTTACGACCGAAACGGGGCGTCTCCAATACACCGCACGAGATCACTGTAACACCAGTGATCCTTCAATTTGATATCTCTGAATCAAAATGGATCGAAATTTTGCCATCCGAGGATCCCCTGAGCGTGTTCGCGAGTCCCCGAACGTCTTACCTTGGTCGTCTTCGTTGGTGGACCTGATCTGCGTGTACGAGTCGTAATAATTCTTGGTGAAGTGTGCCAGGTCCCTGTTCAGCGACATCGCGTAATCGTATTGGCACTGATAAGTCTCTCCGCAGAGGTCGTGCGCTCGCTGGACATCGTACGACCTATAACAATGCAAGATTGTTTATTTCTCTGAACCATACCCTGACGATTGAATTGTTCAGCTACCTGTTGGTCGGCAGGATATCTTCAGGCTGCTTCCGCCACTCAGGCTCGAAAGTTTTGTTCGCATAGTAGCTCGCAGTTCTTCCGAATTCTCTGGTGAACAGTGTACCGCCTACCAAGTCGTTCTCCTTGTCCTCCAGCATCCATTTCACCGCGAAATCTTTGTGCAGAGCTTCGAAGTGGTTCAAATTACTCGAACCCACTATTTGACCTTCCGGAGTCATTAAATCGTCCGACATGTCGTTGTTCCATTTGCCGAAAAGTCCCTTGGTCTTGTTCTGGAATAGATCGAGACACTTTGTCAATCTTTTCCGTCTGTTCGAGCCCGTTGCCCGAAACGGGACCGGAAATGCGCGCAAAAATTCGAGATTGTGCTACGAAAGAGGTCCTGCTGTACTGTCTTTTTAAGAATCGATCATTTCGAACCGTACCAAGTAGGTCCAAGGTAGGTAGACTCTAGCCGACATATAGCCCTCGTTTTCGATGACTTCCACGCCTGCACCGGTGTCGAACATGATGATCACTTCGCTCTGGTTCAAGATGTACGTCGGCGTGTAGACTACAACCCCGGGGAAGTGCTGGAATTTCAAGGACGGTCTGTCGAAGTATACCCGTCGTTTGTCCGCGAAAACGTCCAGCCGATATCTCCATTGAGAGTGCTTCGGTCTCAAACGAACTTCGATGGGAACGGAGTTGTTGCCCCTTGCTGTGGACCGAATCAGAACGTCAACGCATTTAAATAATCTTGCTATTAATCAAGGGGAAAAGGGTCAATAAGTATTAATTTCCAGAGAGCTCGCTCTAAAGTTCAACATTAAATCCGcacttttttcgtgtttttaattttttgtaacGAGAGATTGCAACttaaaaatcgcaaaaaattctcgaatgtgtgATCCGATGTGTTatatgtgtcagattttttaaaaatttttagatGCCAGAAAATGGGGGAAACAGGGCAGAAACtagttttttgtttgtttcccCTAACTACCCTTACAGGGGAGGTATGGGGATGAAACGTGGCAAAATGCTTCTCCCTTGGTAAGCTATCGAATCAGCAATTTTCCAACAAAATCAGCTGAAGTGGGTTTTTGACCCGTATAACCGGCTATATTCTTTGCATACCTGCAATGGAGGTCAGTTGCGTAGCCTTGACTTCCCCGTGAATGTTGTCCGGCAGCTGTTCAAATCTGCCCTGCACGTCGAGCTTATCCTTCGCGTGGTTCACCCGGAGCAGAACGAATTCTCCCTTTCCGTTGAAGGTGTACTGTAAATTATCGAACGTGACGATATGGGGGTCTCCGAACACGGTCGCCACCGCCGGCGACTGATAAGCCACGCAATCCTGCGTCGGTCGTCTCTCGTATCTGAAGGTTTCGCACCCGACAGAGTGTTCCTCTTGCCACATGCAGCACAGGTAAATCGGTATCACGTCGTGGTGCCAGTGAGACAGGGTTGGAACCTTGTTAGCCTCGTCCCACGGATAGTATCCCAGATTGTGGGATCGGTGTGGCCTCGAGCCCCATTGCTGGTCATACGTCAGCATCAGATAGCCGTATTTGTCGTAACAGCACTGTTGCTCGGACCCGTCCATGCTACGATTGATAGAGAAACATTGGGTCAATACTTTAGCTACCAGATGCCTTAACAGAATTTATAATTGCTAGACTAGATtactagattttatgcatttatggaaaaaatgtgtGGACGAAATgtagaacagtgaaaacatttagaGCAATTAAAGAACACTGTTCTGTTGTTTCCAACTTATAAAAATTACCCAAAAGAGTGAACACGATTTTATTGGACCTCTGTGTCTCGGAATTGatcaagacaatttttattttgcatatagaaagaatcttaataattttctttcaaacaACAATCTTATTAATTTCCTCATGCTCACATCCTCTTGGAGCTGTTTTACCAGCAGCCTGAATCATCGAATGCGCATGCGACCAACAACTTAGTGTCGTTTACCTTGGCGAGCCCGTCCTCACGCAATGATGGGCGTGTTGGTTGTAGAGACAGTCCAAATTCGAGTCCTTGTCGCAATCGTAATCCGGAAGGAAACGTCCTTTGTCGTTCAACGCGTGTTTCAGCGTGCAAGGACACAGGGATATCTCGGCAGCGAAATTCTTCAGGTATCTGTCGTTCATGATCCACTTGTTGCACAGTGCTTGCGGCCATTTTGAACCCATCGTAGTTTCCCACTGCCACCCGAAGTACCAGCCCAACGGAACTGGTCTGCTCCACAGACTCCTGTGAACAATTCAAACATCACTACACTGTCCAAACTCTAACTTCGTTCTACAATaactacagtagaacctcgatagtTGCTCGATACTTCGTCAAAgtcaaatataaaaaatttgtgtttCCAGTTTAAACGAAATTTCTCGAAAGCAGACGAAGGGACGGAGCTTTCCAAAATTAATGTAGGACATTGCGATCCaagcaagaaaatatttttcaaatacaaGTCACGTACGGCGTGATGTTGATGTGAGAATTCTGCTGCGGATCGGTCAAGTTCAGTTGAATGAATCCGAAAGTCATGTCCTGCTGGTAGGGATTGTATTCGTCTCGGTATTTAGCTGGCGTGATGAGGTAGTAGCCAACATTCTTGTGCGCACTCtggaattttattgaatttttattagaTGATATTTTGCTTCTCGTCGATCCTTGATCGACCAACCTCCAAAGTAGTGATGTACTCGAACTCCGGGTGAGTTTTCGTTTCGCGGTACCCCCACAGAGACACTTGCACTCCGGCGTTCTCGTTGCTAGTCAAATTGTACTGATCCCAGGTGATCTTGATCTCGTGAGGTTGACGCTCGTGAACAGTGTTCGAGACGAAGATCTTCTCGGCTGCCGTGGCCGGGGTTTCTGGAAAGCATCAGATTCAATCGCATTGCAATTTTCAAGCGGTTGCGAATGTTATCGGCGGAcagcggacctttatgcaaaataaaaattgtctgcacccCAGGATTGTCAAGGAACAGGGGAGCAGTAAAAATTGGCTTCTTTCTCTAATGACTTCAAGAagttagaaaaaaaatttttttaaatgaaactttcCTATTCTTTCAAATCGCACCGACTCATTTTTAATAAATGCATCCTTACCGATGAAATATTTTCCCTTCCAGTTGTAGGCTTTGCTCTCTCCGATGCTAATCGCGAACCGGATGTATCCCTGAGCCTTGACGAACGGTTGCACACAGATGGCTCGGTTCCTATCGATGAAGGTGCCTATCACCATCTCGGTCTCGAATATGCACCGGATCTTATCGGACTTGTCGAAACACGGCCCGGTGATGTTGACGATGGTGCCGCCTAACATGTTCCCACTTTCGGGAGCAAACACCAGCGGCAAGTTTGCTCCAGCTGTAACGTACAAAATGATTTAGCATGTTCCCTCCAAAATTCCTTCAATCCGATAGAATTAATTGTTCCTTAGAGGGTTCGAGCTTTACCAATGTCTTTATTGCACGTTCCCATCATGATCTTCTCATCTATCCTGAACATGTGACGCCCCGGGAAACCGTTTGCCCAGCCTCTGCCCGTTAGATCGCGGATCGTCGACATTTGGGAGTATGGCTTGTATTCGTAGCTTTGGGTGCCGTTGCCAGCATTGAAGCCgatctaaaattaaaaaaataaacattaacACTATTATTTCAGGCCAGGACATTCGATTTTCGTGAGATAAACCCGTGAACGCCACGAGCCACCTGGTGACTTCAACGCGTGGTAAGAACGACATCACCGGATTAAAGTATTAAAGCGTCCAATAATGCTAATCAATAATGTTCGCTCATAAATCTACATTCTACTTTTgtgacgtagatttcaaaattgaatTCTGCAGGAATGTATTGGgtatgtacaaattaatttcagaCACTGGAagctttaataaaatattaggcAATGACGTTCAACCGATGCAACTTTTTTTCTAAATTAGCTTATTGATCTAAGTCAGTTCACGCTCTTCGAAAAATTTAATCATCCCTAAATCGAATTTCTACG
It contains:
- the Mesh gene encoding sushi domain containing 2 mesh isoform X1, with the translated sequence MRNEPRLDRASGFARWTVLGCFLLLLAGQIIAQNEDQSFEAAYGLNEGETISNNGGPSVQGSPEVVNKELEDLNDDDSPVEPVVDKGKASAALDNVEPEPKEQVTFSEGISGRTIGEKSGKYVRYDSDDPDAERYAPCSSDSEPNYFITEQRLKQIRSQFMYWYFDKSCEGNKLGDYQKEIQSSTPQIHKNFNFQLPFYGFRFNYTRVSMNGYLEFSDPPVHYTYPLVFPVKDWPKANDPSFIGIFFSKCRIGEIRKDDIDQRLPGVYFRMERDLQSRKDKFGVEMRERVKWDIREGIIGSESFDPKHAAIITWKNMSFAGGIDNSLYKTNTFQMVLVTDEVSTYVIFNYLNIQWSSHTEAGGDTTGGEGGVPAFIGFNAGNGTQSYEYKPYSQMSTIRDLTGRGWANGFPGRHMFRIDEKIMMGTCNKDIAGANLPLVFAPESGNMLGGTIVNITGPCFDKSDKIRCIFETEMVIGTFIDRNRAICVQPFVKAQGYIRFAISIGESKAYNWKGKYFIETPATAAEKIFVSNTVHERQPHEIKITWDQYNLTSNENAGVQVSLWGYRETKTHPEFEYITTLESAHKNVGYYLITPAKYRDEYNPYQQDMTFGFIQLNLTDPQQNSHINITPSLWSRPVPLGWYFGWQWETTMGSKWPQALCNKWIMNDRYLKNFAAEISLCPCTLKHALNDKGRFLPDYDCDKDSNLDCLYNQHAHHCVRTGSPSMDGSEQQCCYDKYGYLMLTYDQQWGSRPHRSHNLGYYPWDEANKVPTLSHWHHDVIPIYLCCMWQEEHSVGCETFRYERRPTQDCVAYQSPAVATVFGDPHIVTFDNLQYTFNGKGEFVLLRVNHAKDKLDVQGRFEQLPDNIHGEVKATQLTSIAARGNNSVPIEVRLRPKHSQWRYRLDVFADKRRVYFDRPSLKFQHFPGVVVYTPTYILNQSEVIIMFDTGAGVEVIENEGYMSARVYLPWTYLNKTKGLFGKWNNDMSDDLMTPEGQIVGSSNLNHFEALHKDFAVKWMLEDKENDLVGGTLFTREFGRTASYYANKTFEPEWRKQPEDILPTNRSYDVQRAHDLCGETYQCQYDYAMSLNRDLAHFTKNYYDSYTQIRSTNEDDQVISCGVLETPRFGRKSNFFFTPGTKVTFECNQDFILVGDQRRVCTPDGRWDVPEYGYTECLRGVEYTQRTAWTTMGIICVVLIPVVGCVAGAFFLIRKNQANESSDKSWRYSERVSAIDDSTLLRQSTPLKTFDRPISPESDTSTATTASKKRHSYDRVYRTNEPLPDKPDIEFEEKDWDLKEPQSPTDSEKSTAESIRKAGSPTKESDV
- the Mesh gene encoding sushi domain containing 2 mesh isoform X3 yields the protein MRNEPRLDRASGFARWTVLGCFLLLLAGQIIAQNEDQSFEAAYGLNEGETISNNGGPSVQGSPEVVNKELEDLNDDDSPVEPVVDKGKASAALDNVEPEPKEQVTFSEGISGRTIGEKSGKYVRYDSDDPDAERYAPCSSDSEPNYFITEQRLKQIRSQFMYWYFDKSCEGNKLGDYQKEIQSSTPQIHKNFNFQLPFYGFRFNYTRVSMNGYLEFSDPPVHYTYPLVFPVKDWPKANDPSFIGIFFSKCRIGEIRKDDIDQRLPGVYFRMERDLQSRKDKFGVEMRERVKWDIREGIIGSESFDPKHAAIITWKNMSFAGGIDNSLYKTNTFQMVLVTDEVSTYVIFNYLNIQWSSHTEAGGDTTGGEGGVPAFIGFNAGNGTQSYEYKPYSQMSTIRDLTGRGWANGFPGRHMFRIDEKIMMGTCNKDIAGANLPLVFAPESGNMLGGTIVNITGPCFDKSDKIRCIFETEMVIGTFIDRNRAICVQPFVKAQGYIRFAISIGESKAYNWKGKYFIETPATAAEKIFVSNTVHERQPHEIKITWDQYNLTSNENAGVQVSLWGYRETKTHPEFEYITTLESAHKNVGYYLITPAKYRDEYNPYQQDMTFGFIQLNLTDPQQNSHINITPSLWSRPVPLGWYFGWQWETTMGSKWPQALCNKWIMNDRYLKNFAAEISLCPCTLKHALNDKGRFLPDYDCDKDSNLDCLYNQHAHHCVRTGSPSMDGSEQQCCYDKYGYLMLTYDQQWGSRPHRSHNLGYYPWDEANKVPTLSHWHHDVIPIYLCCMWQEEHSVGCETFRYERRPTQDCVAYQSPAVATVFGDPHIVTFDNLQYTFNGKGEFVLLRVNHAKDKLDVQGRFEQLPDNIHGEVKATQLTSIAARGNNSVPIEVRLRPKHSQWRYRLDVFADKRRVYFDRPSLKFQHFPGVVVYTPTYILNQSEVIIMFDTGAGVEVIENEGYMSARVYLPWTYLNKTKGLFGKWNNDMSDDLMTPEGQIVGSSNLNHFEALHKDFAVKWMLEDKENDLVGGTLFTREFGRTASYYANKTFEPEWRKQPEDILPTNRSYDVQRAHDLCGETYQCQYDYAMSLNRDLAHFTKNYYDSYTQIRSTNEDDQVISCGVLETPRFGRKSNFFFTPGTKVTFECNQDFILVGDQRRVCTPDGRWDVPEYGYTECLRQQEYSSRQAGITSGIILVCIIPIILLIVFAAVRFFKKQKKEREEEAEMSRVRSAELMRLRQLKQEEEPAPYTSKATEIN
- the Mesh gene encoding sushi domain containing 2 mesh isoform X2, giving the protein MRNEPRLDRASGFARWTVLGCFLLLLAGQIIAQNEDQSFEAAYGLNEGETISNNGGPSVQGSPEVVNKELEDLNDDDSPVEPVVDKGKASAALDNVEPEPKEQVTFSEDSDDPDAERYAPCSSDSEPNYFITEQRLKQIRSQFMYWYFDKSCEGNKLGDYQKEIQSSTPQIHKNFNFQLPFYGFRFNYTRVSMNGYLEFSDPPVHYTYPLVFPVKDWPKANDPSFIGIFFSKCRIGEIRKDDIDQRLPGVYFRMERDLQSRKDKFGVEMRERVKWDIREGIIGSESFDPKHAAIITWKNMSFAGGIDNSLYKTNTFQMVLVTDEVSTYVIFNYLNIQWSSHTEAGGDTTGGEGGVPAFIGFNAGNGTQSYEYKPYSQMSTIRDLTGRGWANGFPGRHMFRIDEKIMMGTCNKDIAGANLPLVFAPESGNMLGGTIVNITGPCFDKSDKIRCIFETEMVIGTFIDRNRAICVQPFVKAQGYIRFAISIGESKAYNWKGKYFIETPATAAEKIFVSNTVHERQPHEIKITWDQYNLTSNENAGVQVSLWGYRETKTHPEFEYITTLESAHKNVGYYLITPAKYRDEYNPYQQDMTFGFIQLNLTDPQQNSHINITPSLWSRPVPLGWYFGWQWETTMGSKWPQALCNKWIMNDRYLKNFAAEISLCPCTLKHALNDKGRFLPDYDCDKDSNLDCLYNQHAHHCVRTGSPSMDGSEQQCCYDKYGYLMLTYDQQWGSRPHRSHNLGYYPWDEANKVPTLSHWHHDVIPIYLCCMWQEEHSVGCETFRYERRPTQDCVAYQSPAVATVFGDPHIVTFDNLQYTFNGKGEFVLLRVNHAKDKLDVQGRFEQLPDNIHGEVKATQLTSIAARGNNSVPIEVRLRPKHSQWRYRLDVFADKRRVYFDRPSLKFQHFPGVVVYTPTYILNQSEVIIMFDTGAGVEVIENEGYMSARVYLPWTYLNKTKGLFGKWNNDMSDDLMTPEGQIVGSSNLNHFEALHKDFAVKWMLEDKENDLVGGTLFTREFGRTASYYANKTFEPEWRKQPEDILPTNRSYDVQRAHDLCGETYQCQYDYAMSLNRDLAHFTKNYYDSYTQIRSTNEDDQVISCGVLETPRFGRKSNFFFTPGTKVTFECNQDFILVGDQRRVCTPDGRWDVPEYGYTECLRGVEYTQRTAWTTMGIICVVLIPVVGCVAGAFFLIRKNQANESSDKSWRYSERVSAIDDSTLLRQSTPLKTFDRPISPESDTSTATTASKKRHSYDRVYRTNEPLPDKPDIEFEEKDWDLKEPQSPTDSEKSTAESIRKAGSPTKESDV